A window of Cohnella herbarum contains these coding sequences:
- a CDS encoding zinc-binding alcohol dehydrogenase family protein, translating to MLAIVCEEIDRFKRIEMAEPAFVEGEAIVRIRRIGICGTDYHAFKGNQPFFTYPRVLGHELAGVIEKIGANEAGLAEGDQVSIVPYMHCGHCVACRNGKTNCCTSMKVLGVHIDGGMRELISVPTSHLIRTNGLTLDQSAVLEPLAIGAHAVRRSGLQRGETALVIGGGPIGLGVMAFAKYAGARVIAMDIHDERLAFCKSWINVDDTVNARHDPKAKLAELTDGDFPTVVFDATGNAKAMADSFGLVAHGGTLVFVGLVKSDITFNDPEFHKRELTLMGSRNATKEDFANVYEAVKSGGIDVASYITHRSSFDGMIGQFENWLKPESKVIKAMVEL from the coding sequence ATGTTAGCAATCGTATGCGAGGAAATCGATCGTTTTAAGCGAATAGAGATGGCGGAACCTGCTTTCGTCGAGGGGGAGGCCATCGTTCGTATTCGGCGAATCGGCATCTGCGGGACGGATTATCATGCTTTCAAGGGAAACCAGCCGTTCTTCACTTATCCGCGCGTGCTTGGTCACGAGTTGGCGGGCGTGATCGAGAAGATCGGCGCGAACGAGGCGGGGCTTGCGGAAGGGGATCAAGTTAGCATCGTTCCCTATATGCACTGCGGTCATTGCGTAGCTTGCCGCAACGGTAAAACCAATTGTTGTACGTCCATGAAGGTGCTGGGCGTTCACATTGATGGAGGAATGCGCGAGCTTATTTCCGTCCCGACTTCTCATTTGATCCGAACGAACGGCTTGACGCTCGATCAATCGGCGGTATTGGAGCCGCTCGCAATCGGAGCCCACGCCGTTAGAAGATCCGGTCTTCAGAGAGGCGAAACGGCGCTTGTCATCGGCGGCGGACCAATCGGCTTAGGCGTCATGGCGTTCGCCAAATATGCCGGAGCAAGAGTCATTGCAATGGATATTCATGACGAGAGACTGGCGTTCTGCAAATCTTGGATTAATGTTGACGATACCGTTAACGCCCGGCATGATCCGAAAGCTAAGTTAGCGGAGCTAACGGACGGAGACTTTCCGACGGTTGTCTTCGACGCTACCGGGAACGCGAAGGCAATGGCGGATTCTTTCGGCCTTGTCGCTCATGGCGGGACGCTAGTGTTCGTCGGACTGGTCAAATCCGATATCACGTTTAACGATCCGGAGTTTCATAAACGCGAGCTAACGCTTATGGGTAGCCGCAACGCGACGAAGGAAGATTTCGCGAACGTGTACGAGGCGGTCAAGAGCGGCGGCATCGACGTCGCCAGCTACATTACGCACCGCTCGTCTTTCGATGGGATGATCGGGCAGTTCGAGAATTGGTTGAAGCCGGAATCCAAAGTGATCAAAGCGATGGTGGAGCTTTAA